GCTGCCGCCATCATCAGGGATAAAAAAAGCGCCGGCCGTTTCCTCGCCTGGGTGGGTGTTGCCACGCTGATCGCCTGTTCCACCTTCTATTTCAAGGCCGTGACGGTCAAGCTCCTGCCGTTCGACAACAAGTCCGAGCTTCAGGTCATCGCCGACCTGCCGCGCGGCACCTCGCTTGAAACCACCCAGCGGATCCTCAATCAGGCGGCGCAGATCACCACGCAACTGAAGGAGGTTGAGGCCATCGATTCCTATGCCGGCACGGCCACGCCTTTCAATTTCAACGGCCTGGTGCGCCATTATTATTTCCGCACCAATCCGGAGCAGGGCGATCTGAATGTCCTGCTCGCGCCCAAGGGTGAGCGTTCGCGTGCCAGCCACGCCATCGCGCTCGACCTGCGCCAGCGCCTGAAGGCCATACCCCTGCCGCCCAATGGTGTGCTGAAGGTTGTCGAAGCTCCGCCGGGACCGCCGGTCATGGCGACCCTGCTGGCCGAAGTCTACGGTCCGGATGCCGCCACGCGGCGCGCCGTCGCCGAAAAGGTCAAGGCGATCTACAAGTCCGTTCCCTATATCGTCGATGTCGATGACAGCTACGGCGTGGCCGCGCCGCGCCTGGATATCGTCGCCAACCGCCAGAGGCTGGAAGCGCTGAATGTCTCCGACGGCCAGGTCTATGCCTCTTTGGGCGCCCTGATGAACGGACAGGTGCTCGGCTATTCCAACCGCGGCGATGGCCGTGATCCGCTGGAAATCTCCCTGCGTCTGCCGCAATCGCAGCGCACCTATGACCAGGCCCTGCAATCCATGCCCGTGGCGACCTCGGTCTCGGCCGCCGGTACCCGCCTGGTGTCGCTCGGCGAAGTCACCACCGCGAAGCCGGGCCTGACCTCGCCCCATATCTTCCGCCGTGACGGCCGCGACGCCGACATGATCCTGGGCGAAATGGCCGGCCAGTACGAGGCGCCGATCTACGGCATTCTGGCCGTGGACAAGGCCATTAAAAATGCCGACTGGGGTAATGTGCCCGCGCCAGCCATACGGCTCAACGGCCAGCCCGCCGATGAAAGCCGCGCTACGGTTCTGTGGGACGGTGAGTGGGAAATCACCTGGGTCACCTTCCGTGACATGGGCGCCGCCTTCGGCGTGGCCCTGCTGGGCATCTATGTGCTGGTCGTCGGCCAGTTCAAGAGCTTCAAGCTGCCTCTGGTCATCCTGACGCCGGTACCCCTGACCCTGATCGGCATCGTCATCGGCCACATCCTGTTCCGTGCGCCCTTTACCGCCACCTCGATGATCGGTTTCATTGCACTTGCCGGCATCATCGTGCGCAATTCGATCCTGCTGGTCGATTTCATCCGTCATGCCGACAAGCTGGATGCCAACGGCCAGCCGCGCCGCCTGCAGGATATCCTGCTCGATGCCGGCGCCACGCGCTTCAAACCGATCCTGCTGACGGCCCTGGCCGCCATGATCGGTGCGGCGGTGATCCTGACCGACCCGATCTTCCAGGGCCTGGCCATTTCCCTGCTGTTCGGGCTTTTGTCGTCCACGCTTTTGACCGTGCTGGTAATTCCTGCCATCTATGTCGTTATGCGTGGCGATTCCCAAAACAGTAAGGCGTAACCCATGAACAAGTCTGTTTCTCCCATGACCCTGGCGGCCAGCGCCCAGAAGGCCAGCCGCCTTCTCAAGCTCATGGCCAGCGAACAACGGCTGATGATCCTGTGCAGGCTGAGCGAGGGCGAGCAAAGCGCTGGCGAACTGACCGAGCTGGTGGGCTTAAGCCAGGGCGCGGCCTCGCAGCATCTGCAAAAGATGCGGGCCGAGGGACTGGTCGGCACCCGCCGGGATGCCCAGACCATCTATTATCACCTGGCCGATGAAGGCGCCGGCCAGGTGATCGATCTCCTGTGCCGGATTTATGGCGAGGCCGAAAAGTCTTAAGCGGCGGAATGACAGAAGAAGAGGGGGAAGCGGGCATGACATCAGCGCCGGCGAAATCAGCCACAGCCGGTCGTGCGCTGGAAGTCCTGCTGGCCTTTCTGTGGCTGGGCGTGACCTCGTTCGGCGGACCGATCGCCCATCTCGGCTATTTTCGCCGCGCCTTCGTGCAGAAGCGAAAATGGCTGAGCGAAGACGAATATGCTGACCTGGTGGCCCTCTGCCAGTTCCTGCCTGGTCCCGCCAGCAGCCAGACGGGCCTGCTGATCGGCCTGCGCCGCGCCGGTGCCTGGGGCGCCCTGGCCGCCTGGACGGGCTTCACCCTGCCGTCCGCCGTTCTGATGTTTATCCTCGGCGAGTCTTGCCCCCGGCCTGAAAGGTCCGGTGGCCCTGAGTGCGATCCATGGCCTGAAACTGGTCGCCGTGGCCGTCGTTGCCCAGGCGGTCTGGAGCATGGCCGGCAGGCTC
This sequence is a window from Asticcacaulis sp.. Protein-coding genes within it:
- a CDS encoding metalloregulator ArsR/SmtB family transcription factor; this translates as MNKSVSPMTLAASAQKASRLLKLMASEQRLMILCRLSEGEQSAGELTELVGLSQGAASQHLQKMRAEGLVGTRRDAQTIYYHLADEGAGQVIDLLCRIYGEAEKS
- a CDS encoding efflux RND transporter permease subunit — translated: MSDAKLGLSGRLTKATLTSPLTPLFLIVAILVGLLAVMSIPREEEPQISVPMIDISVASPGLKAVDAEQLVAKPLEAIVKSVNDVDHVYSFIDDDRVLVTARFKVGTDPDNAAIRIREKLDANMDRLPVGIAAPLVQTRGINDVPAMIITLSPKPGSGDALSDTALYNLAARLRVELAKVDNVGLTFIVGGRPEEIRIEPDAAAMSARGVSLETLMTAVKAANTSFPAGNIRQAGQAVTVGAGQTLQTATDVGLITLPSVTGQNVLVRDVATVIQAPREDQSHVFRYARLKDGTWGQSPAVSPAIAKRKGANAVVLSHAVHARVEALQGTLIPANVQVSITRDYGESANEKANELLFHLGLATVSIVILIGFTIGWREAAVTAVVIPTTILLTMFASNLMGYTINRVSLFALIFSIGILVDDAIVMIENISRHWGMNDGRSRPQATIDAVAEVGNPTVIATLTVVAALLPMLFVSGLMGPYMAPIPVNASAAMIFSFFVAVILAPWLMIRFARKALKAGEHGHSHDHEGFIGAIYRRIAAAIIRDKKSAGRFLAWVGVATLIACSTFYFKAVTVKLLPFDNKSELQVIADLPRGTSLETTQRILNQAAQITTQLKEVEAIDSYAGTATPFNFNGLVRHYYFRTNPEQGDLNVLLAPKGERSRASHAIALDLRQRLKAIPLPPNGVLKVVEAPPGPPVMATLLAEVYGPDAATRRAVAEKVKAIYKSVPYIVDVDDSYGVAAPRLDIVANRQRLEALNVSDGQVYASLGALMNGQVLGYSNRGDGRDPLEISLRLPQSQRTYDQALQSMPVATSVSAAGTRLVSLGEVTTAKPGLTSPHIFRRDGRDADMILGEMAGQYEAPIYGILAVDKAIKNADWGNVPAPAIRLNGQPADESRATVLWDGEWEITWVTFRDMGAAFGVALLGIYVLVVGQFKSFKLPLVILTPVPLTLIGIVIGHILFRAPFTATSMIGFIALAGIIVRNSILLVDFIRHADKLDANGQPRRLQDILLDAGATRFKPILLTALAAMIGAAVILTDPIFQGLAISLLFGLLSSTLLTVLVIPAIYVVMRGDSQNSKA